The following coding sequences are from one Oncorhynchus kisutch isolate 150728-3 linkage group LG23, Okis_V2, whole genome shotgun sequence window:
- the mmp11b gene encoding stromelysin-3, which produces MMPSLWFFCSIFALHLLLCIHSLPVPEWRASNRYKAAAGWPQKTHPYGLKKTARFDHTQDTLKEQLHLSGGVYPETVLSWNGTESIWNRPRCGVPDYPTQKQSGISDYHMQKGGTFGGKQRRKRFVVFGGRWDKTDLTYKIMRFPWQLSNEKVRHILQEALRVWSEVTPLKFTEVSSGRADIIIDFTRYWHGDNLPFDGPGGILAHAFFPRTHRAGDIHFDYDESWTVGNSMGTDLLQVAAHEFGHVLGLQHSLVEGAVMSPFYSFSYPLELSDDDKQGIQYLYGPLRKAPPVITETNEIETTVPDPCRTNFDAVSMIRGEMFFFKSRYVWRIRDGQLQAGYPALATRHWRGIPDNIDAAYEDKTGNSWFFQGDSYWVFDAERRITGPDSVRRLGLQVSDIQAALMWGEDKAQKTYLFKSGTYWRFSPLENRVDTAHPRSMQDWRGIPKDIDAAFQDRYGFAHFLSGRQYWKFDPVEVKVLEGYPRYIGMDFFGCPASFYR; this is translated from the exons GGATGGCCTCAGAAGACTCACCCATATGGCCTGAAGAAGACGGCAAGATTTGATCATACTCAGGACACTCTGAAGGAACAATTGCACCTGTCGGGAGGTGTCTATCCAGAGACTGTGTTGTCATGGAATGGCACAGAGTCAATCTGGAATCGGCCTCGCTGTGGTGTTCCAGACTATCCTACTCAGAAGCAAAGTGGCATCTCGGACTACCACATGCAGAAGGGGGGCACCTTTGGAGGAAAGCAGCGGCGGAAGCGCTTCGTTGTCTTTGGGGGGCGCTGGGACAAGACTGACCTCACCTACAA GATCATGCGCTTCCCCTGGCAGTTGAGTAATGAAAAAGTCCGTCACATCTTGCAGGAGGCTCTGCGTGTGTGGAGTGAAGTCACACCCTTGAAGTTCACTGAGGTCAGCAGTGGGAGAGCTGACATCATCATCGACTTTACCAG GTACTGGCATGGTGACAACCTGCCTTTCGATGGTCCTGGAGGCATTCTGGCCCATGCCTTTTTCCCCAGAACTCACCGGGCAGGCGACATCCACTTTGACTATGATGAGAGTTGGACAGTGGGAAACAGCATGG GCACGGATCTCCTGCAGGTGGCGGCCCATGAGTTTGGCCACGTCCTCGGCCTCCAGCACTCCCTGGTCGAAGGAGCCGTCATGTCCCCCTTCTACAGCTTCTCCTATCCCCTGGAGCTGAGTGACGATGACAAGCAGGGCATCCAATACCTGTATGGTCCGCTGCGAAAAGCCCCGCCCGTCATCACAGAGACCAATGAGATCGAAACAACTGTG CCAGATCCCTGCAGGACTAACTTTGATGCCGTGTCAATGATCAGAGGGGAGATGTTCTTCTTCAAGTCCCGCTACGTGTGGCGTATCCGTGATGGCCAACTGCAGGCGGGGTACCCGGCGCTAGCAACACGCCACTGGAGGGGGATCCCCGACAACATCGATGCGGCCTACGAAGACAAGACGGGAAACAGCTGGTTCTTCCAAG GTGACAGTTACTGGGTGTTTGACGCGGAGAGGAGGATCACGGGGCCGGACTCAGTGCGTCGGCTGGGCCTTCAAGTGTCGGACATCCAAGCAGCCCTCATGTGGGGCGAGGACAAGGCCCAGAAGACCTACCTCTTCAAGTCGGGCACCTACTGGCGCTTCAGCCCCCTGGAGAACCGGGTGGACACAGCACACCCTCGTAGCATGCAGGACTGGAGGGGCATCCCCAAGGACATTGACGCAGCCTTCCAGGACCGATATG GCTTTGCTCATTTCCTGAGTGGGAGACAGTATTGGAAGTTTGACCCCGTGGAGGTGAAGGTTCTGGAAGGATACCCCCGCTATATCGGCATGGACTTCTTTGGCTGCCCTGCTTCCTTTTATCGATAA